One Maribacter cobaltidurans genomic window carries:
- a CDS encoding zinc-dependent metalloprotease: MTKKLLFPLLAAVCMLSFQTTEAQIFKKKKKKTESPSEKTSKDKIKPYDKVITKEAKTDTGLFDVHVVDDKHYYEIPDSLFNREMLMVSRISKTASNIGFGGGKINTQVLRWEKKDKKVLLRVVSHDVVAADSLPVHEAVVNSNFEPVLYAFDIQAFKKDSLNPATVIEVDDIFTKDTKAFGMPESYRKRYKVSRLDDSRSFIENIRSYPLNVEARHVKTYLAGNPPSNGSLGSISIEINNSMVLLPKEPMKRRYFDRRVGWFARGQVDYGLDAQESKTVTFLDRWRLEVKDEDLEKFKNGELVEPKKQIVYYVDRATPKQWVPFIKKGIEDWQVAFEEAGFKNAIIAKDPPTPEEDPDWSPEDVRYSVVRYLASPIPNANGPHVSDPRSGEILESDINWYHNVMSLLRNWYFVQTAAINPSAQDVKFDEDVMGRLIRFVSSHEVGHTLGLPHNMGSSVAYPVDSLRSASFTKKYGTAPSIMDYARFNYVAQPGDDGVALMPNIGIYDKYAIKWGYKPILDTEAKEEKPILDEWILEHAGDPMYRFGHQQVGDIVDPSSQTEDLGDNAIKASAYGIANLKRIVPKLMEWTQEDGKNYDDLETLYGQVIAQYNRYMGHVSNNIGGVYEHHKTYDQEGAVYTHVDAEHQENCMKFLQEQLFQTPEWLLDQDIFGKIQYSGFVERIRAIQERTLNNILSLGKMARLVENEAANGNDAYTLVEMMDDLREGIWSELSTGKKIDTYRRNLQKAYIDRLAYLMTAENQKKLPDFGGYRKSTAVNTSQSDIRSVARAELNILKRNIRNAIGGVSDRMSRYHLQDIEERIDHILNPE, translated from the coding sequence AAAAAATTACTGTTTCCGCTACTTGCGGCGGTTTGTATGTTGAGCTTTCAAACCACTGAAGCTCAAATTTTCAAGAAGAAAAAAAAGAAGACAGAAAGTCCATCAGAAAAAACAAGTAAGGATAAAATAAAGCCTTACGACAAGGTAATTACCAAGGAGGCAAAAACGGATACCGGACTCTTTGATGTTCATGTTGTAGACGATAAGCATTACTATGAAATTCCTGATTCCCTTTTTAATAGGGAAATGCTAATGGTAAGCCGAATTTCCAAAACCGCTTCGAACATTGGCTTTGGCGGAGGAAAAATAAATACTCAAGTACTGCGATGGGAAAAGAAAGACAAAAAGGTGTTGTTACGGGTCGTATCCCATGATGTGGTTGCTGCCGATTCCCTGCCAGTGCATGAAGCTGTCGTGAATTCAAATTTTGAACCCGTTCTTTATGCTTTTGATATCCAAGCTTTTAAAAAGGACTCCCTTAATCCTGCAACGGTTATCGAAGTTGATGACATCTTTACCAAGGACACTAAAGCTTTTGGTATGCCGGAATCCTACAGGAAAAGGTATAAGGTTTCGCGATTGGACGATAGTCGAAGCTTTATAGAAAACATTAGAAGTTACCCCTTAAATGTGGAGGCAAGACATGTAAAAACCTATTTAGCCGGCAATCCTCCTAGCAATGGCAGCCTTGGTTCTATCTCCATTGAAATAAACAATTCCATGGTCTTGCTACCGAAGGAACCTATGAAGCGTAGGTATTTTGATCGGCGCGTGGGCTGGTTTGCAAGAGGCCAAGTAGATTATGGTCTGGATGCTCAAGAGAGTAAAACCGTAACTTTTTTGGACCGCTGGAGATTGGAAGTCAAGGACGAAGATTTGGAAAAGTTCAAAAACGGCGAATTGGTAGAACCTAAAAAACAAATTGTCTATTATGTAGACCGGGCAACTCCAAAGCAATGGGTTCCCTTTATAAAAAAAGGTATTGAAGATTGGCAGGTAGCTTTTGAGGAAGCTGGCTTCAAAAATGCCATTATAGCCAAGGACCCACCTACGCCGGAGGAAGACCCGGATTGGTCCCCCGAGGACGTACGGTATTCGGTAGTAAGATATCTGGCCTCCCCTATTCCCAACGCCAATGGTCCGCATGTGAGCGACCCGAGAAGCGGTGAAATATTGGAATCCGATATCAATTGGTATCACAACGTTATGAGCCTTTTGAGAAATTGGTACTTTGTCCAAACGGCCGCTATTAATCCGTCTGCCCAAGATGTGAAGTTTGATGAAGATGTCATGGGAAGGTTAATTCGTTTTGTATCCTCGCACGAGGTAGGGCATACTTTGGGCTTGCCGCACAATATGGGAAGTAGTGTTGCCTATCCGGTAGATTCCTTGCGTTCGGCCAGTTTTACTAAAAAGTACGGTACGGCACCCTCAATCATGGATTATGCTCGTTTCAACTATGTAGCCCAGCCCGGTGATGATGGTGTTGCCCTTATGCCGAATATTGGAATTTATGACAAGTATGCCATTAAATGGGGGTACAAACCTATTTTGGATACCGAAGCCAAGGAAGAGAAACCCATTTTGGACGAATGGATTTTAGAACATGCAGGTGACCCCATGTATCGCTTTGGTCACCAACAAGTAGGTGACATCGTTGACCCTAGTTCCCAAACCGAGGATTTAGGGGATAACGCCATAAAGGCCAGTGCATACGGTATTGCCAACCTTAAACGTATTGTTCCCAAACTCATGGAATGGACCCAAGAAGATGGTAAAAATTATGACGATTTGGAAACATTGTACGGACAGGTAATTGCCCAGTACAATCGATATATGGGACACGTGTCCAACAACATTGGTGGGGTCTACGAACACCATAAGACCTATGACCAAGAAGGGGCGGTTTATACCCATGTAGATGCCGAGCATCAAGAAAATTGTATGAAATTTTTGCAGGAGCAACTTTTTCAGACTCCGGAGTGGTTATTGGATCAGGACATTTTTGGCAAAATTCAATACTCGGGATTTGTGGAACGTATCCGTGCCATTCAAGAACGCACCTTAAACAATATTTTGAGCTTAGGCAAAATGGCCCGCTTGGTAGAAAATGAAGCCGCGAACGGCAACGATGCCTATACCTTGGTGGAAATGATGGACGATTTAAGAGAAGGAATCTGGTCCGAACTTTCAACAGGTAAAAAGATAGATACCTATAGAAGGAACTTGCAAAAAGCCTACATAGACCGTTTGGCCTATTTAATGACCGCAGAAAACCAGAAAAAGTTGCCGGATTTTGGCGGGTATAGAAAGTCTACTGCGGTAAACACCAGCCAATCGGATATACGTTCAGTAGCCCGGGCAGAATTGAATATTTTGAAACGAAATATAAGAAATGCCATTGGCGGTGTTTCAGATAGAATGAGCAGGTATCATTTGCAGGATATAGAAGAGCGAATTGACCACATTTTAAACCCGGAATAA